The following proteins are encoded in a genomic region of Amycolatopsis sulphurea:
- the ftsW gene encoding putative lipid II flippase FtsW → MTLVEEEQGGARPRRRQRQRQRKESPFVALRTALTAWLSRPLASFHLVLALTGVLTVIGIVMVLSASSVSSYDPKTGSGVYSLFFRQLMFLGLGAVVFWIGLRVRLERIRRMSATMVVICLGLLMLVLTPLGSTVNGSQGWFKLGVFTFQPVEAAKVALAFWGAHILVIKYNVIHQWRHLLVPVVPVALVMFALVMMQPDLGGTITLAVVLFALLWFAGAPKRLFGVVAAGGLAGVLVLAIIAPYRLQRVMSFLSPDADTTAEGFQANQAKLALADGGLFGKGLGQGASNWGYLPNVQNDFIFALIGEELGLVGCAAVLALFAGVAVVGLRIATRNIDPWIRIVAGTLTVFLVAQAAINIGYVVGLLPVTGVTLPLISSGGTSLVITMAIMGVLANAARHEPEAVAALRSHGPGKFGRLLRLPAPDPYRPPAPRKGAARGGTGAKAARPAPRATRSAPAPERRRSARQQTARTTANRGARGTANRRGHW, encoded by the coding sequence ATGACGCTGGTTGAGGAAGAGCAGGGCGGCGCCCGGCCGCGGCGGCGGCAGCGGCAGCGGCAGCGCAAGGAAAGCCCGTTCGTCGCGCTGCGCACCGCGCTGACCGCCTGGCTGTCGCGGCCGCTGGCCTCGTTCCACCTGGTGCTCGCGCTGACCGGGGTGCTCACCGTGATCGGCATCGTGATGGTGCTGTCCGCGTCCTCGGTGTCCTCCTACGATCCGAAGACCGGCAGCGGGGTGTACTCGCTGTTCTTCCGCCAGCTGATGTTCCTCGGGCTGGGCGCGGTCGTGTTCTGGATCGGGCTGCGGGTCCGGCTGGAGCGGATCCGCCGCATGTCGGCCACCATGGTGGTGATCTGCCTCGGCCTGCTGATGCTGGTGCTGACCCCGCTCGGGTCCACGGTGAACGGCTCGCAGGGCTGGTTCAAGCTCGGCGTGTTCACCTTCCAGCCGGTCGAGGCGGCGAAGGTGGCGCTGGCCTTCTGGGGCGCGCACATCCTGGTGATCAAGTACAACGTGATCCACCAGTGGCGGCATCTGCTGGTCCCGGTGGTGCCGGTCGCGCTGGTGATGTTCGCGCTGGTGATGATGCAGCCGGACCTGGGCGGCACGATCACGCTCGCGGTGGTGCTGTTCGCCCTGCTCTGGTTCGCCGGCGCGCCGAAACGGCTGTTCGGCGTGGTCGCGGCCGGTGGCCTGGCGGGGGTGCTGGTGCTGGCGATCATCGCGCCGTACCGGCTGCAGCGGGTGATGTCGTTCCTCTCGCCGGACGCGGACACCACCGCCGAGGGGTTCCAGGCCAACCAGGCCAAGCTCGCGCTCGCCGACGGCGGGCTGTTCGGCAAGGGGCTGGGCCAGGGTGCGTCCAACTGGGGCTACCTGCCCAACGTACAGAACGACTTCATCTTCGCGCTGATCGGCGAGGAGCTGGGGCTGGTCGGCTGCGCCGCGGTCCTGGCGCTGTTCGCCGGGGTGGCCGTGGTGGGCCTGCGCATCGCCACCCGCAACATCGACCCGTGGATCCGGATCGTGGCCGGCACGCTGACGGTGTTCCTGGTCGCGCAGGCCGCGATCAACATCGGCTACGTGGTCGGGCTGCTGCCGGTCACCGGGGTGACCCTGCCCCTGATCTCCTCCGGCGGCACCTCGCTGGTGATCACGATGGCCATCATGGGCGTGCTGGCGAACGCCGCGCGGCACGAACCGGAGGCGGTGGCCGCACTGCGTTCGCACGGTCCGGGTAAATTCGGACGCCTGCTGCGGTTGCCCGCACCGGATCCGTACCGCCCGCCCGCGCCCCGCAAGGGGGCGGCCCGCGGCGGTACCGGCGCGAAGGCGGCCCGGCCGGCGCCGCGCGCGACCCGGTCCGCACCGGCACCCGAACGCCGCCGGTCGGCCCGGCAGCAGACGGCGCGCACGACAGCGAACCGCGGTGCCCGGGGCACCGCGAACCGGAGAGGTCATTGGTGA
- the murG gene encoding undecaprenyldiphospho-muramoylpentapeptide beta-N-acetylglucosaminyltransferase: MSKPVKGSERSATGRAPVVVVAGGGTAGHIEPALALADAVRRLRPDAEVVALGTERGLETKLVPERGYRLELIPPVPMPRKPSAELLRLPLKVRDSVRRTRAVLDRVQADVVVGFGGYVALPAYLAARGRTPIVVHEANKSAGLANKVGARFAARVAVAVPGTPLPKAEVVGIPLRRSITTLDRQALRAEARKHFELDPDAQTLLVFGGSQGAQSINTAVSGAAKELADAGVGVLHAHGPSKTLVVQEFPGPAYVPVPYLERMDLAYAAADAVICRSGAMTVAEVSSVGLPAVFVPLPHGNGEQASNAQPAVDAGAALLVPDAELTAQKVAELVVPLVADPERVARMSAAAVGLGHREADEALARIVLEAARG; the protein is encoded by the coding sequence GTGAGCAAGCCCGTCAAGGGATCCGAGCGGTCCGCTACCGGCCGGGCACCGGTGGTGGTGGTCGCCGGTGGTGGTACCGCAGGACACATCGAGCCCGCGCTCGCACTGGCCGACGCCGTGCGGCGGCTGCGCCCGGACGCGGAAGTGGTGGCGCTGGGCACCGAACGCGGGCTGGAGACCAAGCTGGTGCCCGAGCGCGGGTACCGGCTCGAGCTGATCCCGCCGGTGCCAATGCCCCGCAAGCCGTCGGCGGAGCTGCTCCGCCTGCCGCTGAAGGTGCGTGACTCGGTCCGCCGCACGCGTGCCGTGCTGGACCGCGTGCAGGCGGACGTGGTGGTCGGTTTCGGCGGATATGTCGCGCTGCCGGCGTATCTGGCCGCCCGCGGCCGCACGCCGATCGTGGTGCACGAGGCGAACAAGTCGGCCGGGCTTGCGAACAAGGTCGGCGCCCGCTTCGCCGCGCGGGTGGCCGTCGCGGTGCCGGGCACGCCGTTGCCGAAGGCCGAGGTGGTCGGCATTCCGCTGCGCCGGTCCATCACCACGCTCGACCGGCAGGCGTTGCGCGCGGAGGCGCGCAAGCATTTCGAGCTCGACCCGGACGCGCAGACGCTGCTGGTGTTCGGCGGTTCGCAGGGCGCGCAGTCGATCAACACCGCGGTCTCCGGCGCGGCAAAGGAACTCGCCGACGCCGGCGTCGGCGTGCTGCACGCGCACGGCCCCTCGAAGACCTTGGTGGTACAGGAGTTCCCCGGCCCGGCGTACGTGCCGGTGCCCTATCTCGAACGGATGGACCTGGCCTACGCCGCGGCGGACGCGGTGATCTGCCGGTCCGGGGCGATGACCGTGGCCGAGGTGTCCTCGGTCGGGCTGCCCGCGGTGTTCGTCCCGTTGCCGCACGGCAACGGGGAGCAGGCGAGCAACGCGCAGCCGGCGGTGGACGCCGGGGCCGCGCTGCTGGTGCCGGACGCCGAGCTGACCGCGCAGAAGGTCGCGGAGCTGGTGGTGCCGCTGGTCGCGGACCCGGAGCGGGTGGCGCGGATGAGTGCGGCCGCGGTCGGGCTGGGACATCGCGAGGCCGACGAGGCGCTCGCCCGGATCGTGCTGGAGGCTGCTCGTGGCTGA
- the murC gene encoding UDP-N-acetylmuramate--L-alanine ligase: MADSTPGAASAVLPAQLERAHLIGIGGAGMSGIARILLARGAFVSGSDAKESRALLSLRAQGATLFAGQRGENFDGLAEPPSAVVVSTAIKETNPELAAARARGIPVLHRAQALAGLMAGHRVACIAGTHGKTSTTSMLTVALQHCRLDPSFAIGGDLNESGANAHHGEGGVFVAEADESDGSFLTYAPSVAVVTNVEPDHLDHHGTAEAYVQVFSDFAGRLEPGGLLIVCADDPGANRLGDEAAAAGVRVRRYGREATGEDDAHVLSYSPAPDGGVVRIAVDGAEHGLRVAVPGEHMALNAVAALLAGLELGAPVEGMAEGLAAFGGVRRRFEFKGRAGDVRVYDDYAHHPTEVAAQLRAVRMAAGRGRVVVVFQPHLYSRTQTFAVEFAEALSLADEVVVLDVFGAREEPVPGVTGALIAEKVRVPVRYQPAFDVAAGLTADVVRPGDLVVTMGAGDVTQLGPEILAELDRRTADA; encoded by the coding sequence GTGGCTGACTCGACCCCTGGTGCGGCTTCGGCCGTGCTGCCCGCGCAGCTGGAGCGCGCGCACCTGATCGGGATCGGGGGGGCCGGGATGTCCGGGATCGCCCGGATCCTGCTCGCCCGTGGCGCGTTCGTGTCCGGTTCGGACGCCAAGGAGTCGCGCGCTCTGCTTTCCCTGCGCGCGCAGGGTGCCACGCTGTTCGCCGGACAGCGCGGGGAGAACTTCGACGGACTGGCCGAACCGCCGTCGGCGGTGGTGGTGTCCACCGCGATCAAGGAGACCAATCCGGAGCTGGCCGCTGCCCGCGCGCGGGGCATCCCGGTGCTGCATCGCGCGCAGGCGCTGGCCGGGCTGATGGCCGGGCATCGGGTCGCCTGCATCGCGGGCACCCACGGCAAGACCTCGACCACCTCGATGCTCACGGTGGCGCTGCAGCATTGCCGGCTGGATCCGTCGTTCGCCATCGGCGGCGACCTCAACGAGTCCGGGGCCAACGCGCACCACGGCGAGGGCGGCGTCTTCGTCGCCGAGGCGGACGAGAGCGACGGCTCGTTCCTCACCTACGCGCCGTCGGTGGCCGTGGTGACGAATGTGGAGCCCGATCACCTGGACCACCACGGTACGGCCGAGGCCTACGTACAGGTGTTCAGCGATTTCGCCGGACGGCTGGAGCCGGGCGGGCTGCTCATCGTGTGCGCCGACGACCCCGGCGCGAATCGGCTGGGCGACGAGGCTGCGGCAGCCGGGGTGCGAGTGCGCCGGTACGGCCGGGAGGCGACCGGCGAGGACGACGCGCACGTGCTCTCGTACTCGCCCGCGCCGGACGGCGGCGTCGTGCGGATCGCCGTGGACGGTGCTGAACACGGGCTGCGGGTCGCGGTGCCGGGGGAGCATATGGCGCTGAACGCGGTCGCCGCGTTGCTCGCCGGGCTCGAACTCGGCGCCCCCGTCGAAGGCATGGCCGAGGGGCTGGCCGCGTTCGGCGGCGTACGCCGCCGGTTCGAGTTCAAGGGCCGCGCGGGCGACGTACGCGTCTACGACGACTACGCGCACCACCCGACCGAAGTGGCCGCGCAGCTGCGGGCCGTACGCATGGCAGCCGGTCGTGGCCGGGTCGTGGTGGTCTTCCAGCCCCACCTGTACTCACGTACGCAGACCTTCGCGGTCGAGTTCGCCGAAGCACTGTCGCTGGCCGACGAGGTCGTCGTGCTCGATGTCTTCGGCGCGCGCGAGGAACCGGTGCCCGGGGTCACCGGCGCGCTGATCGCGGAGAAGGTGCGGGTGCCGGTGCGCTACCAGCCCGCCTTCGACGTGGCCGCCGGACTGACCGCGGATGTGGTCCGGCCGGGAGACCTCGTGGTGACCATGGGCGCCGGTGACGTGACGCAGCTGGGTCCGGAGATCCTGGCCGAGCTGGACCGGCGGACCGCGGACGCATGA
- a CDS encoding cell division protein FtsQ/DivIB, whose product MTGTRQRRRSSSAGQAEEERAALARERRGRRSEEDRRRTRSSKSTGSAKGVAKGRKARKSALRSRPTRGKEIRRRWVALLFVVTLLGLGYLLFFSSVLAVKSVSVFGAKTVPAEQIRAAAAVPPGEPMLRADVDAIRDKVAELPGIATVDVSRSWPTTLEITVTERTAIAFFDSGPGGDGVHLVDGGGVVFKTVKTRPAGLPELKLPKVSVTDPVTRAVTAVLGVIPETMLKQVTTATAKTPASVEFTLSTGKTVRWGDAEDTERKAKVLAALLTQPGKVYDVSSPELPTVTS is encoded by the coding sequence ATGACTGGGACCCGGCAGCGTCGTCGCTCCTCCTCGGCCGGGCAGGCGGAGGAGGAGCGCGCCGCCCTGGCGCGCGAGCGGCGCGGTCGGCGTTCCGAGGAGGACCGCCGCCGGACGCGGTCGAGTAAGTCCACGGGCAGTGCGAAAGGTGTTGCGAAAGGCCGGAAGGCGCGCAAGTCGGCCCTGCGGTCGCGGCCGACCCGGGGCAAGGAGATCCGCCGTCGCTGGGTGGCGCTGCTGTTCGTGGTGACCTTGCTGGGGCTGGGTTATCTGCTGTTCTTCAGCTCTGTGCTGGCGGTCAAGTCGGTGTCGGTGTTCGGTGCGAAAACGGTGCCCGCCGAGCAGATCCGCGCTGCCGCCGCGGTGCCTCCAGGTGAGCCGATGCTGCGGGCGGACGTGGACGCGATCCGTGACAAGGTGGCGGAGCTGCCCGGGATCGCCACCGTGGACGTCTCCCGGTCGTGGCCGACCACGCTGGAGATCACGGTGACCGAGCGGACCGCGATCGCGTTCTTCGACAGCGGCCCCGGCGGCGACGGCGTGCACCTGGTGGACGGTGGCGGCGTCGTGTTCAAGACGGTGAAGACGCGTCCGGCCGGGTTGCCGGAGCTGAAGCTGCCGAAGGTGTCGGTGACCGATCCGGTGACCCGCGCGGTCACCGCCGTGCTCGGCGTGATCCCGGAGACCATGCTCAAGCAGGTCACCACGGCCACCGCGAAGACCCCGGCGAGCGTCGAATTCACCCTGTCCACCGGAAAAACCGTGCGCTGGGGCGACGCGGAGGACACCGAGCGCAAGGCGAAGGTGCTCGCCGCCCTGCTCACCCAGCCGGGCAAGGTCTACGACGTCTCGTCGCCCGAACTCCCCACCGTCACCTCCTGA
- a CDS encoding NAD(P)H-binding protein has translation MTILVTGATGNVGRLVVDELVSRGVAVRALTVDPERAALPSGVEVAVGSIARPGTVPLDGVEAVYLAPYARTASRVCELIRESGVRRVVALSGSSVGDEHEGSSGHDFAAVERAVDAAGLARTFLRPGAFMANTFGWAEAVRERGEVRSAYPEAVQTSIDLGDIAAVAAHTLTTEGHEGRTYVLSGPEGLTMRQKSEAIGAALDKQLSFVELTPDEQVAEWMAQGIPATIAGWLIEGYAQVAAQPEVPTGVVERLLGRPGVSYREWAKANAAVFG, from the coding sequence ATGACGATTCTGGTAACCGGGGCGACCGGCAACGTGGGCCGGCTCGTGGTGGACGAGCTGGTGTCACGTGGGGTGGCGGTGCGTGCGTTGACGGTGGATCCGGAGCGGGCGGCGCTGCCGTCCGGGGTGGAGGTGGCGGTCGGGTCGATCGCCCGGCCGGGCACGGTGCCGCTCGATGGTGTCGAGGCGGTATATCTCGCGCCGTACGCGCGGACGGCGTCGCGGGTCTGTGAGCTGATCCGAGAATCCGGGGTACGGCGCGTGGTCGCGTTGTCCGGCAGCAGCGTCGGGGACGAGCACGAGGGTTCGAGCGGGCACGACTTCGCCGCTGTCGAGCGAGCTGTCGACGCGGCTGGGCTCGCGCGTACTTTCTTGCGTCCCGGCGCCTTCATGGCCAACACGTTCGGCTGGGCGGAGGCGGTGCGCGAGCGTGGCGAAGTGCGTTCGGCCTATCCGGAAGCCGTTCAGACGTCGATCGATCTGGGTGATATCGCCGCGGTCGCAGCGCACACGCTGACCACCGAAGGACACGAGGGCCGCACGTATGTCCTCAGTGGACCGGAGGGGCTCACGATGCGGCAGAAGTCCGAGGCGATCGGTGCAGCGCTGGACAAGCAGCTGTCCTTCGTCGAACTCACCCCGGACGAGCAGGTGGCCGAATGGATGGCGCAGGGCATCCCGGCGACGATCGCGGGCTGGCTGATCGAAGGGTATGCGCAGGTCGCGGCGCAGCCGGAGGTGCCGACCGGGGTGGTGGAACGGCTGCTCGGGCGGCCCGGGGTCAGCTACCGCGAGTGGGCCAAGGCGAACGCCGCGGTGTTCGGCTGA
- a CDS encoding OsmC family peroxiredoxin, whose translation MPSRNATTNWTGGLQEGKGAVAFDSSKAGTFDVSFPTRSGNPDGQTSPEELIAAAHSSCLAMNLSGVLGSQQLEAEYIDVSAEATLGADAGGGFAITGIAITLRAKLDGVSAEQFAELAATAEKTCPVSKALAGTRITLDAALA comes from the coding sequence ATGCCGAGCCGCAACGCGACCACCAACTGGACCGGCGGACTGCAGGAGGGCAAGGGCGCGGTCGCTTTCGACTCGTCGAAGGCGGGCACGTTCGACGTGTCGTTCCCGACCCGCTCCGGCAACCCGGACGGGCAGACCAGCCCGGAGGAGCTGATCGCCGCCGCACACTCGTCCTGCCTGGCCATGAACCTGTCCGGCGTGCTGGGCTCCCAGCAGCTGGAGGCGGAGTACATCGACGTCTCCGCGGAGGCCACGCTCGGCGCGGACGCCGGCGGCGGCTTCGCGATCACCGGGATCGCGATCACCCTGCGCGCCAAGCTCGACGGCGTGAGCGCCGAGCAGTTCGCCGAACTCGCGGCGACCGCGGAGAAGACCTGCCCGGTGTCCAAGGCACTCGCCGGCACCCGGATCACGCTGGACGCCGCACTCGCCTGA